The following proteins are co-located in the Silene latifolia isolate original U9 population chromosome 1, ASM4854445v1, whole genome shotgun sequence genome:
- the LOC141609929 gene encoding protein JINGUBANG, which yields MSNPLSSILLAKRSCSIPLLFSSSSASESSNSDTGQDSPVSLSGRFDIQDMCNNNQFPCNKENNKTFSGSTTYKLLDVLSGHVGGVSCLALCGEFVLSASQGKDIIVWQQPDLRQFTKFGSGDGSVKALVTVGNKVFTAHQDSRIRVWKVSKRSENVFRLVDTLPTTKDYLGKFMKQSNYVQIRRHHKKLWIEHADSISCLAVENGLIYSGSWDKTLKVWRLSDLRCLDSVKAHDDAINGLVAKNGKVYSASADGKIKVWEKDGKKSSSTSSTLKLKGVLEGHKDVSINAISYYDGKGNKNDRVYGGASDGYLMGWEMVENDVKMVVEVKAHEMAVLCLSVMGDIVCSGSADKSICIWKRDVIKGNVLNKVGVIRGHDGPVKCLQISPNCVGDGYLLYTGSLDKTLRVWWVPKELH from the coding sequence ATGTCAAATCCATTGAGTTCAATCCTTCTTGCAAAAAGATCATGTTCAATTCCATTACTATTTTCTTCTAGTAGCGCTAGCGAATCCAGCAACAGCGACACCGGTCAAGATAGCCCCGTTAGTCTTTCGGGACGATTCGATATCCAAGACATGTGTAATAATAACCAATTCCCATGTAACAAGGAAAATAATAAGACATTTTCAGGGTCAACAACATATAAACTTCTAGACGTACTTTCGGGTCATGTAGGAGGAGTTTCATGTTTGGCCTTATGTGGGGAATTTGTGTTGAGTGCGTCACAAGGCAAAGATATTATTGTATGGCAACAACCCGATTTACGAcaatttaccaaattcgggtcagGGGACGGCTCGGTCAAAGCCCTTGTAACCGTAGGAAATAAAGTCTTTACGGCCCATCAAGATAGTCGAATTCGGGTTTGGAAGGTATCCAAGAGATCGGAGAACGTTTTTCGACTCGTGGATACGCTTCCGACCACAAAGGATTACCTAGGTAAGTTTATGAAACAGAGCAATTATGTGCAAATAAGAAGGCATCATAAGAAATTATGGATAGAGCATGCTGATAGTATTTCTTGTTTGGCGGTCGAAAACGGGTTAATTTATTCGGGTTCGTGGGATAAGACATTGAAAGTATGGAGACTGTCGGATTTAAGGTGTTTGGATTCGGTTAAAGCCCATGATGATGCTATAAACGGGTTGGTTGCTAAAAATGGAAAGGTATATTCTGCCTCTGCAGATGGGAAAATAAAGGTATGGGAAAAGGATGGGAAGAAAAGCTCGAGCACGAGTTCGACTCTGAAGCTAAAGGGGGTTTTGGAAGGGCATAAGGATGTGTCGATTAATGCAATCAGTTATTATGACGGAAAGGGGAATAAGAATGATAGGGTATACGGAGGAGCGTCAGATGGGTACCTGATGGGATGGGAAATGGTAGAAAATGATGTGAAAATGGTGGTTGAGGTAAAAGCACATGAAATGGCTGTGTTATGTTTAAGTGTAATGGGGGATATTGTGTGTAGCGGATCGGCTGATAAGAGTATATGTATATGGAAAAGAGATGTAATTAAGGGTAATGTGCTAAACAAAGTGGGTGTGATTAGAGGACATGATGGACCGGTTAAGTGCTTACAAATATCACCAAATTGTGTTGGAGATGGTTATTTGCTCTATACTGGTAGTCTTGATAAAACCCTTAGAGTTTGGTGGGTACCTAAGGAGCTACATTAA